The genomic window GGGCTGGGCGGCGTCGGTTGCCGGGTTTATCGCGGGGTGACGGTGACGGCCGGCGCCGCCGGGGCCGTTCCGTCGGGCAGGCCGATGTGAACCAGCTTCCACTCGAACGGCCCGCGCCGCTCGAAGGTGAACAGGGTGCGCGACCCGCCCTGATCCGTCACCGCCATCCGCGCCCGATTAACGCTCCAGTAGGCGGGGATGGGCCAGGGCTTGCGGCTGCGCTCCGAGGCCGGCGAAACCCCCGCCGACGTGCGCTGGCTGGCGTATCGGCCCTCGCCCTTCAGCAGGGCGGTGAGGGCGGCGGGCGTCAGATAGGCGTCCACGTCCGGC from Brevundimonas fontaquae includes these protein-coding regions:
- a CDS encoding DUF2939 domain-containing protein, with the translated sequence MKRLFGNLVLTAVVVAVLSFFAAPAVAFFAIRSAAEANDVAGLARLIDFNAVRQSLRPQLAGRPEAMAPAPSFLEDPIGAFRRQIEQNPILRQPDVDAYLTPAALTALLKGEGRYASQRTSAGVSPASERSRKPWPIPAYWSVNRARMAVTDQGGSRTLFTFERRGPFEWKLVHIGLPDGTAPAAPAVTVTPR